In a single window of the Acetivibrio clariflavus DSM 19732 genome:
- the neuC gene encoding UDP-N-acetylglucosamine 2-epimerase produces the protein MKKIISVLTATRAEYGLLKPIITKLNNIKEFDVRIVVTGAHLSPEFGLTYKQIEEDGFSIDEEIEILLSSDSPASISKSMGLAMIGFSDYFKKLNPDLLIVLGDRYETLAVAIAAMNQRIPIAHLYGGEITEGAVDEAFRHAITKLSYLHFVSTEEYRRRVIQLGESPDRVFNVGAIGIENILNEKFLSRKELEEELKIDTNVPYAVVTFHPVTLENNSSRNQIESLLEVCKSYENMNFIFTKANADAEGRIINLLIDEYASKNNNIMAYTSLGTVKYLSALKYCSVVIGNSSSGLLEAPSFGIPTVNIGDRQRGRIKASSVIDCEPTQGSIKQAIDLALSVEFKNKAKKTINPYGNGNTSEKVIDVIKRFLLSDKVDLKKRFYDYKIN, from the coding sequence GGTTTGTTAAAACCGATTATTACAAAATTAAATAACATAAAGGAATTTGATGTTCGGATTGTTGTAACCGGTGCACATCTTTCGCCTGAATTTGGATTGACTTATAAACAAATAGAGGAAGATGGATTTTCTATAGATGAAGAAATTGAGATTTTACTAAGCTCTGATTCTCCAGCCTCTATTTCCAAATCAATGGGACTTGCCATGATTGGTTTTTCTGATTATTTTAAAAAGTTGAATCCGGATTTGTTAATTGTTCTTGGAGATAGATATGAAACTCTTGCAGTCGCGATTGCAGCAATGAATCAAAGGATACCGATAGCTCACTTATATGGTGGTGAAATAACAGAAGGTGCTGTTGATGAGGCTTTTCGTCATGCAATCACAAAATTAAGCTATTTACATTTTGTCAGCACAGAAGAGTATCGCAGGCGAGTTATTCAACTAGGAGAAAGTCCTGACCGTGTATTTAATGTAGGTGCTATCGGAATAGAAAATATTCTTAATGAAAAGTTTTTATCCAGAAAAGAGCTAGAGGAAGAATTAAAGATTGATACAAATGTTCCTTATGCAGTGGTGACATTTCATCCGGTAACATTAGAAAATAATAGTTCGAGAAATCAAATTGAATCACTTTTGGAAGTTTGTAAGTCTTATGAAAATATGAATTTTATATTTACTAAGGCAAATGCTGATGCAGAAGGGCGTATTATTAACCTGTTGATTGATGAATATGCAAGTAAGAATAATAATATAATGGCGTACACTTCACTAGGAACAGTAAAATATCTTAGTGCATTAAAGTATTGTTCCGTTGTTATTGGAAATTCTTCAAGTGGCTTGTTAGAGGCTCCGAGCTTCGGTATTCCAACGGTTAATATCGGAGATAGGCAGAGGGGGAGAATAAAGGCTAGTAGTGTAATTGACTGTGAACCGACGCAGGGTAGTATAAAGCAAGCTATAGATTTGGCTTTAAGTGTCGAGTTTAAAAATAAGGCTAAAAAAACTATCAATCCATATGGTAATGGTAACACTTCTGAGAAAGTTATTGATGTTATTAAAAGGTTTCTGCTTAGTGATAAAGTGGATTTAAAGAAAAGATTTTACGACTATAAAATAAATTAG